The genomic DNA CGATCAGGTTTTCGGCCGGCACGCGGCATTCGTCGAAATGCAAGGTCGCGGTGTCGGAGGCCCACCAGCCCATCTTCTTCAGCTTGGTGCGCGACAGGCCCGGCGTATCGCCCTCGATCAGGAGCAGGCTGACTCCGCCGGCGCCCTCGCCGCCGGTACGCACGGCGACGGTCAGATAATCGGCGCGCATCCCCGAGGTGATGAAGGTCTTCTCGCCGCTCACGACGTAGTGATCGCCGTCGCGCCGCGCCCTCGTGCGGAGGTTTGCAACGTCAGAGCCGCCGCCCGGCTCGGTGATCGCGAGCGCGGAGATCTTCTCGCCTGCCAGCACCTGCGGCAGCACGCGCGCCTTCACCTCGGGCCGAGCCGCCCGCGCGATCGGCGGCGAACCGATGGTGTGGCTCATCAGGCTGGCGCTGACGCCGCCGGCCCCGGCACGCGCGAGCTCCTGGCTGGCCACGATCTTCATGAACTGATCGGCGGCGATCCCGCCATATTCCTCGGGGAATCCCAGGCCCAGCAGGCCGATCTCGGCGGCCTTGCGATAGAGCCCGCGCGGGAATTCACCGGCCTCGTCCCACTCATGGGCGAACGGCGCGATCTCCTTGTCGACGAAGCGTCGCATCACGTCGCGAAACGCGTCGTGCTCGGCGGTATAGAACGGGCTCTTCATCGCACTCTTGCCCCATAGGCGGATTCGTCTCAGCTACCATCGCTGGAACATGGCCGGTCCACTTGCGCGCAGTGGCTGACAGGAGCCGGCGCTTCGGGAAAGGCCGCAAGCCAGCAACTCAACGCAAGACGATTTTCCCCGCTCGCAGGCCAACTCTGGCGCAAAAAAACGTTGCTGCACAGACTCCGGCTGGCCCCAGGGCCACGCCGGGCATGGTGCGCCGAGGGAGGTATTCTTGGCCGTTCGCTACTACGACTGGATCGTCCATCATGGCCGCCGCACGCCTGACAAGGTCGCGGTCATCGACCTCGCGAGCGAGCGCCGTTTCACCTATTCGCAGCTCGATGCCCGCGTCTCGCGCCTCGCCTCGTTCCTGCGCCACACGCTCAACATCTCGCGCGGTGACCGTGTCGCGGTGCTGGCGCTGAACACCACCGATACGCTGGAGGTGCAATTCGCCTGCGGGCGCCTGGGCGCCATCTTCGTGCCTTTGAATACCCGCCTCACCGTCCCCGAGCTTCAATTCATCACCAGCGATTGCGCGCCGAAGGTGATGATCCACGACACCGATCTTGCCGAGACTGCGCTTGCCGTCGCAACGCGTTGCGGTGTCACGACGAGCCTGCTGCTCGGCCCCGGCGGGTCCTATGAGGCCGGCATCGCCGCCGCGAAGCCGCTCGACCGCGCCGAAGAGGTCACGCTCGATGATGTCTCGACCATCATGTACACATCGGGCACGACGGGCCATCCGAAGGGCGCGACCATCACCCATGGCATGACCTTCTGGAATTGCGTCAATCTCGGCGGCCCCGCCTGCATCGGGCCGGCCTCGGTGCTGCTCACCGTGCTGCCCCTGTTCCACACCGGCGGTCTCAATTGCTACACCAATCCCGTGCTGCATGCCGGCGGTACCGTGATGATCATGCGCGCCTTCGATCCCGGCGCCGCGCTCGGCCTGATCAACGATCCCGCGCAGGGCATCAACGTGTTCTTCGGCGTGCCCGCGATCTACCAGTTCATGGCGCAGCATCCGGCCTTCGCGACCACCGATCTCAGCCGGCTGATCGTCGGCGGTGTCGGCGGCGCACCGATGCCGGTGCCGCTGCTCAAGGTGTGGGAAGCGCGCGGCGTCGCCCTGCAGCAGGGCTACGGCATGACTGAGACCTCGCCGGCCGTGCTGGTGCTCGATCGCGAGGATGCGGCGCGCAAGGCCGGCTCCGCCGGGAAACCGGTGCTGCATACCGAAGTGCGCATCGTGCGCCCCGACGGCAGCGATGCCGATGTGGGCGAACTCGGCGAACTCTGGGTCAAGGGACCCAACATCACGCCGGGCTACTGGAACAGGCCGGAGGCGAACAAGACCTCCTTCACCGACGGCTGGCTGCACACCGGCGACGCAACGCGCGTGGATGAAGAGGGCTTCTACTACATCGTCGACCGCTGGAAGGACATGTACATCTCCGGCGGCGAGAACGTCTATCCGGCCGAGGTCGAGAACGTCCTGCATCAGCTCGAGGCGATCGCGGAAGCCGCCGTGATCGGCATCCCCGATCCGCAATGGGGCGAGGTGGGCCTTGCCATCGTCGCGGTCAAGCCAGGGCAGAAGCTGACCGAGGCCGATGTCTTCACGCACTGCATGGCCAATCTGGCGCGCTTCAAATGCCCGCGCCAGATCCGCTTCGTCGACGCGCTGCCGCGCAACGCCACCGGCAAGATTCACAAGCCGACCTTGCGCAAGGCGTTCTCGGTGGCCTCCGAGGTCGACAAGAAGGTCGCCAACGCCTGACCAGAGCGCCCCTCGCGGGCGCTTTTCTTTTTGAAGTGCCTGCCAACCCACAAGAAACCCAAGGAATTTCCATGAAGAACAAGAAACTCTCCCTGCTCGCGGCGGCGGCAGCCCTGACATTGCTCTCGGCCCAGAGCGTCCAGGCGCAGAAGAAATACGATACCGGCGCCAGCGACACCGAGATCAAGATCGGGAATGTCGAGGCCTATTCCGGCCCCGCTTCCGCCTACGGCGTCATCGGCAAGACCGAGGAAGCCTATTTCAAGATGATCAACGATCAGGGCGGCATCAACGGCCGCAAGATCAGCTGGATCTCCTACGATGACGGCTATTCGCCGCCCAAGACCGTGGAGCAGGTCCGCAAGCTGATCGAGAGCGACGAAGTGTTCCTGGTGTTCAACGCGCTGGGCACGCCGACGCAGACCGCCGTGCAGAAATATCACAATGCCAAGAAGGTACCGCAGCTCTTCCTCGCTACCGGCGCCAGCAAGTGGAACGACCCGAAGAACTTTCCCTGGACCATGGGCTTCCAGCCCAGCTATCGGGTCGAAGCCCAGATCTTCGCCAAGTACATCCTGAAGGAGAAGCCGGACGCGAAGGTCGCGATCTTCTATGCCAACGACGACTTCGGCAAGGACTACCTCGCCGGCATCAAGGACGTGTTCGGCGACAAGGCATCGAAGCTGATCGTGGCCGAAGAAAGCTACGAGACGTCGGAGCCGTCGATCGACGCCCATATCGTCAAGCTCAAGGGCACCGGCGCCGATGTCTTCGTCAACATCGCCACCCCGAAATTCGCGGCTCAGGCGATCAAGAAGATCGCCGAGCTCGAGTGGAAGCCGATGCATCTGATGACCGACGTCTCGGTCTCGATTGGTGCGGTGATGAAGCCCGCCGGCCTCGAGGCCTCCGAGGGTGTGCTGTCCGCCGGCTACCTGAAGGACGCGTCGGATCCGCAGTGGAAGGACGATGAGGGCATGAAGAAGTTCATGGCCTTCATCGACAAGTACATGCCGGGCGCGAACATTTCGGATGCGAACCTCGTCTACGGCTATGCAGCGGCCCAGACCATGGTTCAGGTGCTGAAGCAGGCAGGCGACAATCTCACGCGCGAGAACGTGATGAAGCAGGCTGCGAGCCTGAAAGATTTCACGCCCGATACGCTGATCCCGGGGATCAAGATCAACACCTCGGCCAACGATTTCGCACCGATCGAGCAGCTCAAGATGTGGCGCTTCAAGAAGGGCCAGTGGGAGCTGTTCGGCGACATCATCAGCGCCGAAACCGGCGGCTGAGGCGGCCCTGCCGCACCGCAAGACACCGAATGGCGGCTGCGAGGCCGCCATTCTTCTTGCCGGCGAACCGACAAATCCTTCATCCCGTCGCGATGGCCGCAGGAAAGGGATTTGCACCGCCCGGCTCGCGCTTCCGTTCCAGGTCGATCGACACCACGGCCAGACCGAGATGGCGCGCATCGCCGCTACCACTGAATGGCGGGCATATCCATGCAAGGATCGCCGTGCCGGATGACGGCAGATCGAGCTCCAGCGTGTAGCTGTCACGACCGATCACGATCGCGGCCGGATCGACGCGCGCGCCATGAGATAGAAATACGCGCCGATCCTCCCCAGCGAGGCACGGAGAGCGGCACTTCTAATGCAGACCGTGTTGCGGCCGGGACGTCCGTTGATGCGAACGGCAGCCTGCGGCTCGCTCCAACGGAAGGTGTGACCAGCCGACACCTCCACCTCGTGGAATCCCACTTGTGCAATGACATGTTCGCCAAGCGGGCCGGCAGTGGGAATGGGAACCTGTTTGAGGCGATGAATGCAGTCGAGCCTCTGAAGCCGGATCAGCGAGGCGATGTACCGCCTCAGCCATCGCTCGATCGCGTTGCTCGCCCCGACGATCGTCAAGAGGGACAGCACGGCGCGCGCTCCTGATGCCGCCAGCCGCGCGGAGACGCGCGCGGGAAGATCGCCGAGCAGCGCCGGCGCCACCCAGCGACGGAAGGCGCGCAGCTTCTCGTCGGGCCGCTTCCAGCCTCGGCCCGCAAGGCTGTAACGCAAGAGCGCGTTCAATGCGTGGCGAGCGAGCGAAGCATCGCTTTTGTCCCGCTCGCTCCACTCGACCGGCACGTCGAGCAGCTCGCTGCCGGGATCGCGGCGCGCCTCGCCGAGATAGCGGATCTCGCCCTGCACGAAATCGAGCGTGAACGTCTTCAGCTCGCCGATCTCGCCGATGTAATAATGATGGAAGCGCGCCTCTTCCAGATAACCAATGGCATAGCCTCGCGCGTGATACGCCGCAGCCAGCACCCATTCGGCGAAGTGGCCGAGCTCCTCGCGCAGGCCGCCGCATTCCCAGTAGACGTCACGCCGCGTCACGAAGCACTGATCGAGCACTTTGCGCCAGGGATGCTGCTTCATGCCGAACTCGATGTCGGCCTGGTACATGGCGGCCTCTGCCACCGACAACCGGTTGTGGCAGATCGGGACCGAATGGCAGGAAAAGCCGGCCCAGTCGGGATGCGCCTCGATGGCGCGGATGCACAGCTCGATCACGTTGGGCTCTGGCCAGCAGTGCGATTCGGTGAAGAACAGATAGCGGCCGCGGGCTTTGGTGGCGCCGAATGCGCACAGCCCGATGTCATGTTCGGACTCGGTGAACTCGATACGGGCCTTGTCGGCGGCCAGCGCCTCCAACTCCTCTCGCGTCTTGAAATCCGGCGGCACGACCAGAATGATTTCGTAGAGCGATTTGTCCGCGGTCTGCGAGGTCCAGCCGAGCCAGGACTGCTCCCATTGCCCGCGGTGATATTCGAGCGGGATGATGATGGAGAACAGCGGAGTTCCGCCGTCGTTTCGCGCGGGCGCGTCCTGCATGGCAGATCCTTATAGACACATGCGAAGCCGCAGCAGGACTATTTCTCGCGGACTATAGCGTCAAAAACAGCGCAAAGGATTCATCAACCGTGCGGCGCAGATGCTTTCGATACAGGGCATGGTTGGCATCATCGGGCGCAACCCGCCCCAGGGACGGCTGGGGGATGTTCCTGAGGGGCACGTAGGCGATCGGCGCCGCGATCGGTGTGAGCTGCGAACCCGGGCCTGCACGCAGCGTCGAGATGATGCCGTACATCTCGCCGGCGACCGTCGGCCGCGACACCGTGATCACGCGATGCTGGCCGTGCTTGATGATGACGAGGTAGATGAAGCCGGACTGATGGGGAACGGCGACCTCACCGGTATGCTCGTAAGCGGCATCGGTCCGATCGCCCTCGCGGAAGACCAGTGACGAGACCTTCGGCTCCCAGACAATCTCGGTGCGGTAGGCGAAAATCGCATCCTTGTCACCGAAGGACGGCCGCAACGTGATGTAGACGTCCTCGAGCCAGGTCACGGCGCGATGCGCGTAGGAGCCGAGACTGTCGGGAGCGACATCGCTGGCGGGCTGAGGCGCCAGCACGACGGGATTTTTGCGCAAGGAGACGCCCAGCGCCTGCTCCAGCCGGACCGTCGTCGCCAGCGTGAACGGCCGCCGCCCGCCGAGCACCTTCTCCAGCGTCGACAGGCTGAGCTTGGCCTGCTCGGCCAGCGTCTGCCGGGAGATCCGGCGCCTGGCGAGCTCCTCGCGAATGGTCTCGGCGATCTCGCGGCTCTGCTCGTCCGAAAGCTGCCTGTCGGTCAGTTTGTCCTGCATCTGCATCGTGGGCCCCGCTTCCAGCACGGCCATTCTAGCAGGCCGGACAAACCAGCACAAAACCGCACATGGCCCCCTCGGGCACGGCGCACCCGGCCGGGCGTGGCGGAACATTGCCGATCATTCTGCTCGCGACATCGGCCCCTCCCGGCGAATGCTCGGAGCCAGCAAACGTCCTTTCGGGAGCAGGTCAATGGACACCTACGACGCAGCCGACAACGAAGAGCACCCCCTGTTGAAGGGGCTGATCAAGCTCGGATTGTTTCTTCTCGCGCAGGGCATCGCGGTGATGCTGATGGCGTTCGTAGCGCTGCTCGTCAGCTTCGGGACGAGCTGGTCGGCAACGACCGAGCAGGCCAGCCTGCTCCAGCCCGGCGAGGCCAAGTCCGGAAGCCTGCTCCTGAAGGACGACGGCGCTTACACCGAGGCGATCCGCCTCGGCATCGACGTCGACATCACCGTTTCCGGCCCGACCTTGCGCGCCCGGATCACTCAGGTTTTCCGTAACCCGACCCAGGATTGGGTCGAGGCAACCTATGTCTACCCGCTCGCGACCGGCGGCGCCGTCGATACGCTGAAGATGGTGGTCGGCGATCGCGTCATCGTGGGAGACATCAAGGAGCGGCAGCAGGCACGCGTGATCTACGAAGAGGCGCGCCGCGCCGGTCAGAGGGCCGCGCTCACCGAGCAGGAACGGCCGAACATCTTCACTAATTCGGTTGCCAATATCGGCCCCGGCGAAACCGTGCTGGTGCAGATCGAATATCAGGAGCCTGTCCATCAATCCGGCAACGAATATTCGCTCCGCCTGCCGCTGGTGGTCGGACCCCGCTACAATCCGGCGCCGATCGTCCAGAGCGTCGACTTCCGCAAGGACGGGTCGGGTTGGGGCGCGGCGACGTCGGACCCGGTCGCAGACCGTGACCGCATCTCGCCGCCTGTGCTGGACCCCGCCAAGTCTGCGCCGGTCAATCCGACCGGCATCACGGTGCGCCTGAAGGCCGGCTTTGCGCTTGGCGAGGTCGCGAGCCACCACCATAAGGTCACGATCGAGAGCCCGGACAGCACGACGCGCGTCGTCACGCTCGCCGACGGCGTCGTCCCAGCCGACCGCGACTTCGAGCTGACCTGGAAGCCTGCCGCCGAGAAGGCGCCGTCGGTCGGCTTGTTCCGCGAACATATCAGCGATGCCGATTATTTGCTTGCCTTCGTCACCCCGCCGCGCGCCGAGCAGACAGCGCAAAAGCCGCTGCCGCGTGAGGTCGTGTTCGTGATCGACAATTCGGGGTCGATGGGCGGCACGTCGATCGTCCAGGCCAAGGCGAGCCTCACTTACGCGCTCTCCCGCCTCCAGCCGGCCGACCGCTTCAACGTCATTCGCTTCGACGACACCATGGACATGCTGTTTCCCGCGTCCGTGCCGGCGGATGCTGCGCATGTCGGCGAGGCGACCTCGTTCGTGAGCGCTTTGCAGGCGCGCGGCGGCACCGAGATGGTGCCGGCGATGCGCGCCGCGCTGGCCGACAAGCTCGGCGACACCGGCATGGTCCGGCAGGTCGTATTCCTGACCGACGGCGCAATCGGCAACGAGCAGCAATTGTTCGAAACGATCACGGCGATGCGCGGCCGCTCGCGGGTCTTCATGGTCGGCATCGGGTCGGCGCCCAACACCTATCTGATGACCCGCGCCGCCGAGCTCGGCCGTGGGGCCTTCACCCATATCGGTTCGGTCGAGCAGGTCGAGGAGCGCATGCGCGGCTTGTTCGCCAAGCTGGAAAACCCGGCCGTGACCGGCCTCACCGCAAAATTCTCCGAGGCCACGGCCGACGTTACCCCGGCGATCATCCCCGACGTCTATCGCGACGAGCCGCTGGTGCTGGCGGCTAGGCTCGACAAGCTCGCAGGCTCGCTCGAGATCAGGGGACGCGTCGGCGACCGTCCGTGGTCGGTGACGCTGCCGCTGCAAAATGCCGCCGAAGGCAAGGGCCTGTCGAAACTCTGGGCCAAGCGCAAGATCGGTGACGCCGAAGTGGCACGCGCCATGCGGGAGCTCGCGCCTGAGGCGGCCGACAAGGCGATCCTGACGCTGGCGCTCGACCATCAGATCGTCACGCGCCTGACCAGCCTTGTCGCCGTCGACAAGACGCCGAGCCGCCCCGAAGGCGCGCCGCTCAAGCTCAGCGAATTGCCGATCAACCTGCCGGCCGGTTGGGATTTCGAGAAGGTGTTTGGCGAACGGCCGCAGATCCCGCCGCTGCTGCGTGAACGCCACGCCGATGCGAGCACATCACCGTCGACGCGGCGCGCGACGCCTGCAGCGCCCGACGCGATCCGTCTGCCCAAGACGGCAACCTCGGCCGAGCTGAAGATGATCGGAGGCTTCGTCCTGATCGTGCTCGCCTTGTTGCTGTTCGTGTTCAACCGGCGTCGGCTCTTGCTCACCAACGCCGCTTGAGAGAGGAGCACCCCGACTCCTCTGTTAGCGCGCGCGGTCGCCCGTCCCGTACCCAACGGCCCCGCGCGCCTTTTTCTCAACGTCATTGCGAGCAGCGAAGCGACGAAGCAATCCAGGCTGCCGCTCAGGGGACAGCTTCGCGTCGCTCGCAATGACGGAAGGGAAACACAATGCCCCGCCTGCTATCTCCTCTGGTTCTCGCCCTGATCGGCCTCATCCTGTTCGGTGACGGCACCTACATCCATGCCAAGGCGTGGCTCGCGCAAGTGCTGCTGGAGCGCGCCTTCGACAGAAGCCTTGCGACCGGCGAAATGATCAAGCCGTGGTCATGGGCCGACACCTGGCCGGTGGCCCGGATCGAGGTGAAGCGGATCGGCGCCAGCGCAATCGTGCTGGAAGGTGTCAGCGGCCAGGCACTTGCTTTCGGACCAGGCCATATCCCCCAAACGGCTGACGCCGGCGAACGCGGAGTTGCCGTATACGCAGCACATCGTGACACACATTTCCGCTTCTTGCGGAACGTTGCCATCGGAGACGTCATTGAGATCACCCGCCGCGATGGCAAGCAGTACCGCTACCGGGCGGATCATGCGGACGTTGTCCGTTCCGACGCGCCGAGCATCGATCCTTCAACGCAGAGTAGAGAGCTCGCGCTTGCAACCTGCTGGCCGTTCGACGCCGTCACATCCGGCCCGGAGCGCTATGTCCTGCATGCCACCTTGATCGAAACAGGTGAATAGCCGTTCGCAATCAGGTCCGTCCGGGATCGATCGAACCTCCCAAATCACGCCGGACAGGCCCGGGCTTCTGGCGCCACCGCCCGGAGCGCTGTAAGATTAGCCCATTGATTTTTGTACGTTGCGATTTCTGAAAGAGCGATAATGGACGACGAGTTCAGGCAGCGCCTCGAACAGCGATTGGAGCAGCTCGAAAATCGCGTCGCGCTCCTGGAAAGGAACCAGGATCTCATCGCCGCCGGGCAGAGACGGTCCTCGCTCCGGAGCCTGTGGCGGCGGCCGCCGATCTGGACCTTCGAGCAATATCCGCCGCGCCTGCTCAATCTGACGTCTTTTCCGCCAGCACCCTCGATTCCCGAGAATGCACCGCGGATCGCGATGGTCACGCCGAGCTACAACCAGGCGCAATATCTCGGGGCCACGATCGAGAGCATCGTCGGTCAGAACTACCCGAACCTGCATTATCACGTTCAGGACGGCGCCTCGATCGACGGCACGACGGATCTCCTGAAGCGTTGCGGCGTGAGCATCAGCTGGAAGAGCGAACCTGACAACGGGCAGTCGAACGCCATCAATCTCGGCTTCGCCGGCGTCGACAGCGAGATCATGGCTTATCTCAACAGCGACGACATGCTGCTGCCCGGGACGCTCGCCTATGTCGCCAATTATTTCACGTCGCACCCGCATGTCGACGTCGTCTACGGCCATCGCGTCTTCGTCGATCGCGAGGGGCTCGAGGTCGGCCGCGCCGTGCTGCCGCCCCATGACGGACGCGCGCTGCAATATGCCGACTACATCCCGCAGGAGACGATGTTCTGGCGCAGGCGCGTGTGGGACAGGATCGGGCCGCTCGATGAGAGCTTCCACTATGCGATGGATTGGGACTTCATCCTGCGGGCACAGGCCGCAGGATTCAAGTTCGTGCGGCTGCCGCGATTTCTCGCCTGCTTCCGAATCCATGACGCCCAGAAGACGGCATCAACCTATGCGATCGGCGTCCGGGAGATGGGCATCTTGCGGCGGCGCGTTCTCGGCTTCGATCCGACACAAATGCAGATCCGCCGCGCCATCGCACCGTATCTCACGCGGCAGCTCGTCTTCCACTACGCCCACAAGCTGAGCCTGCTGAGGTACTGAGCCCGCGGAGATCAGCGCCCTCCTGACGCACCGACATCGTCATCGAGCCAGATCCGCTCGAGGCCGATGCCGAGCGGTCGCGCGTCGAAGCTCAATCCGAGATCGGCGGGCGAGCGCGGATCGGAGAGCGACAGGCTGATGGTCAGCGTCCCGTCGGCGGCAATCGCGGCGGGATCGAGCATCAACCTGCGCTGGCCCGCGAAGGCCTCTTTCGAAAACGTCAATTGCTGCTGCACGCCGTTGCCGACGCGGCAAACCGCGTGCAGTTGTGGATTTCCGTCGGAGACGAACGCCCGGCACGCCAGCACGAGCGCGACCGGTCGAGACGGAACGGGGTGGACGGCGAAGCGGAGCACGCAATTCCTGGCGACGGACCAGGTGCCCCATTGCTCCGGCTCGCTCCATCCCTCGATCAACGCAGCGACGCCAGCACCACCACGCGCGAATTCGAGCTGCTCGGCGCCGAGGACGGGCGCGGACACCGGGGCCTCCAGCGCAGCCGGATCGAACGGCTCC from Bradyrhizobium sp. CCBAU 53351 includes the following:
- a CDS encoding class GN sortase, translating into MPRLLSPLVLALIGLILFGDGTYIHAKAWLAQVLLERAFDRSLATGEMIKPWSWADTWPVARIEVKRIGASAIVLEGVSGQALAFGPGHIPQTADAGERGVAVYAAHRDTHFRFLRNVAIGDVIEITRRDGKQYRYRADHADVVRSDAPSIDPSTQSRELALATCWPFDAVTSGPERYVLHATLIETGE
- a CDS encoding acyl-CoA dehydrogenase family protein, producing MKSPFYTAEHDAFRDVMRRFVDKEIAPFAHEWDEAGEFPRGLYRKAAEIGLLGLGFPEEYGGIAADQFMKIVASQELARAGAGGVSASLMSHTIGSPPIARAARPEVKARVLPQVLAGEKISALAITEPGGGSDVANLRTRARRDGDHYVVSGEKTFITSGMRADYLTVAVRTGGEGAGGVSLLLIEGDTPGLSRTKLKKMGWWASDTATLHFDECRVPAENLIGEEGQGFKIIMQNFNSERMGMAAGCTAFARVCLDEAIAYAKERKTFGKPLAQHQVIRHKIVDMAQKVAASQAMLEMLAWRLEQGESPVAEICMMKNQATQTMAFCASEAVQIFGGAGFMRGIKAERIYREVKVNAIGGGTEEIMKDLASRQMGL
- a CDS encoding helix-turn-helix transcriptional regulator codes for the protein MQMQDKLTDRQLSDEQSREIAETIREELARRRISRQTLAEQAKLSLSTLEKVLGGRRPFTLATTVRLEQALGVSLRKNPVVLAPQPASDVAPDSLGSYAHRAVTWLEDVYITLRPSFGDKDAIFAYRTEIVWEPKVSSLVFREGDRTDAAYEHTGEVAVPHQSGFIYLVIIKHGQHRVITVSRPTVAGEMYGIISTLRAGPGSQLTPIAAPIAYVPLRNIPQPSLGRVAPDDANHALYRKHLRRTVDESFALFLTL
- a CDS encoding marine proteobacterial sortase target protein: MDTYDAADNEEHPLLKGLIKLGLFLLAQGIAVMLMAFVALLVSFGTSWSATTEQASLLQPGEAKSGSLLLKDDGAYTEAIRLGIDVDITVSGPTLRARITQVFRNPTQDWVEATYVYPLATGGAVDTLKMVVGDRVIVGDIKERQQARVIYEEARRAGQRAALTEQERPNIFTNSVANIGPGETVLVQIEYQEPVHQSGNEYSLRLPLVVGPRYNPAPIVQSVDFRKDGSGWGAATSDPVADRDRISPPVLDPAKSAPVNPTGITVRLKAGFALGEVASHHHKVTIESPDSTTRVVTLADGVVPADRDFELTWKPAAEKAPSVGLFREHISDADYLLAFVTPPRAEQTAQKPLPREVVFVIDNSGSMGGTSIVQAKASLTYALSRLQPADRFNVIRFDDTMDMLFPASVPADAAHVGEATSFVSALQARGGTEMVPAMRAALADKLGDTGMVRQVVFLTDGAIGNEQQLFETITAMRGRSRVFMVGIGSAPNTYLMTRAAELGRGAFTHIGSVEQVEERMRGLFAKLENPAVTGLTAKFSEATADVTPAIIPDVYRDEPLVLAARLDKLAGSLEIRGRVGDRPWSVTLPLQNAAEGKGLSKLWAKRKIGDAEVARAMRELAPEAADKAILTLALDHQIVTRLTSLVAVDKTPSRPEGAPLKLSELPINLPAGWDFEKVFGERPQIPPLLRERHADASTSPSTRRATPAAPDAIRLPKTATSAELKMIGGFVLIVLALLLFVFNRRRLLLTNAA
- a CDS encoding long-chain fatty acid--CoA ligase encodes the protein MAVRYYDWIVHHGRRTPDKVAVIDLASERRFTYSQLDARVSRLASFLRHTLNISRGDRVAVLALNTTDTLEVQFACGRLGAIFVPLNTRLTVPELQFITSDCAPKVMIHDTDLAETALAVATRCGVTTSLLLGPGGSYEAGIAAAKPLDRAEEVTLDDVSTIMYTSGTTGHPKGATITHGMTFWNCVNLGGPACIGPASVLLTVLPLFHTGGLNCYTNPVLHAGGTVMIMRAFDPGAALGLINDPAQGINVFFGVPAIYQFMAQHPAFATTDLSRLIVGGVGGAPMPVPLLKVWEARGVALQQGYGMTETSPAVLVLDREDAARKAGSAGKPVLHTEVRIVRPDGSDADVGELGELWVKGPNITPGYWNRPEANKTSFTDGWLHTGDATRVDEEGFYYIVDRWKDMYISGGENVYPAEVENVLHQLEAIAEAAVIGIPDPQWGEVGLAIVAVKPGQKLTEADVFTHCMANLARFKCPRQIRFVDALPRNATGKIHKPTLRKAFSVASEVDKKVANA
- a CDS encoding glycosyltransferase, producing MDDEFRQRLEQRLEQLENRVALLERNQDLIAAGQRRSSLRSLWRRPPIWTFEQYPPRLLNLTSFPPAPSIPENAPRIAMVTPSYNQAQYLGATIESIVGQNYPNLHYHVQDGASIDGTTDLLKRCGVSISWKSEPDNGQSNAINLGFAGVDSEIMAYLNSDDMLLPGTLAYVANYFTSHPHVDVVYGHRVFVDREGLEVGRAVLPPHDGRALQYADYIPQETMFWRRRVWDRIGPLDESFHYAMDWDFILRAQAAGFKFVRLPRFLACFRIHDAQKTASTYAIGVREMGILRRRVLGFDPTQMQIRRAIAPYLTRQLVFHYAHKLSLLRY
- a CDS encoding ABC transporter substrate-binding protein, producing MKNKKLSLLAAAAALTLLSAQSVQAQKKYDTGASDTEIKIGNVEAYSGPASAYGVIGKTEEAYFKMINDQGGINGRKISWISYDDGYSPPKTVEQVRKLIESDEVFLVFNALGTPTQTAVQKYHNAKKVPQLFLATGASKWNDPKNFPWTMGFQPSYRVEAQIFAKYILKEKPDAKVAIFYANDDFGKDYLAGIKDVFGDKASKLIVAEESYETSEPSIDAHIVKLKGTGADVFVNIATPKFAAQAIKKIAELEWKPMHLMTDVSVSIGAVMKPAGLEASEGVLSAGYLKDASDPQWKDDEGMKKFMAFIDKYMPGANISDANLVYGYAAAQTMVQVLKQAGDNLTRENVMKQAASLKDFTPDTLIPGIKINTSANDFAPIEQLKMWRFKKGQWELFGDIISAETGG
- a CDS encoding glycosyltransferase family 2 protein, with the translated sequence MQDAPARNDGGTPLFSIIIPLEYHRGQWEQSWLGWTSQTADKSLYEIILVVPPDFKTREELEALAADKARIEFTESEHDIGLCAFGATKARGRYLFFTESHCWPEPNVIELCIRAIEAHPDWAGFSCHSVPICHNRLSVAEAAMYQADIEFGMKQHPWRKVLDQCFVTRRDVYWECGGLREELGHFAEWVLAAAYHARGYAIGYLEEARFHHYYIGEIGELKTFTLDFVQGEIRYLGEARRDPGSELLDVPVEWSERDKSDASLARHALNALLRYSLAGRGWKRPDEKLRAFRRWVAPALLGDLPARVSARLAASGARAVLSLLTIVGASNAIERWLRRYIASLIRLQRLDCIHRLKQVPIPTAGPLGEHVIAQVGFHEVEVSAGHTFRWSEPQAAVRINGRPGRNTVCIRSAALRASLGRIGAYFYLMARASIRPRS